The genomic window GTCGATACCCTCACAACCACGGTCGAATACAGTATCAAAAGATGGAGAACCCAACATACACGGCCGCTCCTGAACTTGCTCGTGACTGGAGTGATGCCGAGGTTCTTCGACTTTTGGAGGCTTTGGAAGGTAATGATGACGACTGGACAGCCGTCGCGGAGTACGTTGGTACCAGGACAAAAGAAGAGTGCGTCGTTAAGTTCCTGCAATTCGAGATTGAAGACAAATATATCGATGTGGAGCCAAGCGGCACCGACAAatccaacaaatccatcGGTGTTGGTATGTTGGGCCCTGAAAACGGCATGCTTCCTTTCAGCCAGGCCGACAACCCGCTCATGTCTGTAATTGGTTTCTTGGCAAGTCTTACAGACCCCAAGGTTACAGCAGCTTCAGCTGGTAAGACAGTAGACGCAATGAAGAAGAGTCTACGggagaagattgagaaacCGCAAGGATCCGAGAaggggaaagagaaggaaggagtTTCGGACTCGATGGAAATCGACGATACCGAATCAACTAAACAATCGTTGAGTGAGATTGCGGCATTTCCATTGGTTGCGGTCGCCGGTCGTGCTGGCGCTTTAGCATCCCACGAAGAACGTGAAATGACTCGATTGGTATCAGCAGCCGTGAATATTACATCAATGAAGCtcgatttgaaattgaaacaGTTCaatgaaatggaagatatCCTACAAGCGGAGCGAAGAGAGTTAGAAAGAGGTCGCCAACAGCTCTTTTTGGACCGACTATCATTCAAGAAGCGTGTTAGAGATGTACAAGAAGGGTTGAAAACAGCTGCGGCAACGGGCGGGGAACAGGGAATCAAAATGGCACAGGACGTCATGCAAGGAGGGGAGAAAATGTCCTTTAATGGGGTTTCGGCTCCCGCAGGAAGCGTACAACCGTTGAGTGCGGAAGGTCAAATTAAGAGTTATGATATCTAAGAATGATACGAGCAAGCAGGCGGTAAGGAATGGCTTGGCTGTAGGTATTACATGGCGTAAATGGGGTTGAATATGGAATATTTACTGGTCGTTGCGTAATAAATCGCGCACATGTATGTGTTTGTACTTTGAGATTGGGGAGGTGCCTTTACACAAGAGGAGTCTCACGCTTTTACTTTTAGTATCTCTTCGCGCATGCTCTTGTGTATTCTTAAGATAATGAAGTGGCACTTATATCATGATCATATCTACATTGATGTggaaaacaattattatGTGAGCTTGTGCTAATCAATCATAATCGCTATTGTAGACAGCGTAAGACCTAGGCTTAGCAACGTCTTTTGGCTTCTTACCTAGATCGTGGCGGGGTCTCGGTTCTCTAGCATCTTCCTTGTCCGCGCTATCTATTATCTCTCCGTTCACATCATCCCATTCACTGCCGCTCTCACCCGAATACTCTTGATTCTCACCAATTCTAGTTCTCATCGCcatcccttcttcttcacgactctttttcaatttctctctccttcctcttctcccaatCTTTTCCCTATTTCTCAAAAACTTTTCCTCTCCAACCACGCCCATAACCTCCCATTCACTCCGAaattccctttctctccacTCTTCCCCATTGTTTTCGGCGTCCACGTCCAGTTTCTTAGCAGGCTTCTCGGGCatttcttcgtcttcatctgCCTTGAAATCTGGGGGTGGATCTTGTCCCAATAGGCTCCAGATACGTTGTTCTTCGACTCTACTGACTCGGTCGTCGAAAGCAGAGATGTAGGCTTCTAGAGCATGTTCGTATTCTTCGGGTGAGAGATGGGCTTTGCGTTGAGAGCGTGACTGAGTTTGCGATTgagagggagatggggatCTCTGAGTAAATGGATTATCATCGAGATGATCAGATATggtagaatcttcggaagCATCTGATTCAATATCTGAATCGAGGTTGGAATCGGAGGAGGATGTATATACTTCTGATAAATCACCAGCATGATCTAGGTGCGGACGACTGCGTGAACGAGACCTGCTCCTTCTTCCACTATATTCTTTGCGTAGTTCTGTTTCCACTTCTGGGTATGTCATTATAGAACCACCCGGTTCATCTTCGTGGGAAATAGAGAGATTATTTCTCGTGGCACATGTTACCCAGAATTCATTACTGTTGGCGTCCATTTTCAGAATCTTAGTAGCAGCTTCCACGTCGTTGATGCTGATATCCGCTGCTTTAGTTTTGTTCGAGTCCATGGCTCTTATTCTTGACATTGTGCAAAAGAGAACGGTTGAAATGAGACGTTTCGTGATACTGACTGTTAATGAATGAAAGTCGTCAAAAGCAGTTGCGCGGATAGCGGGAGTTTCTCCATGTTCCCCTATCTGCCTCCAGTTATCCTCCCATCTGGACTCGGAGGGGTTCATAAACACTCTCTCGGAAAGTGCAAGCCAATTCTTGAGGTTTAAAAGGCGGACTGCTGGTAacaaattttgaatatcttcatcacctTGGGTCCTGGTCACACCGCGTTTCTGTTCTAGAGATTTGCTCACTTTTTCGGTTAAGAGCCAATAATTCCCCCATTTAACCTCCTCGACATCTTCCTCATATTTCTCTTGTCGTAGGGCAAGACCATCTGCTGCTCGCTCCATAATTTCACAGCATTCTGAAGTAAATTCCGCGGCAGCTGGATATTCTGTCATATTCAGTAGCCGCGTATCTTCGATTTTCCTTTCTATTAATCCTTGGTGCAGTAGTTGCATGTATTCCTGCACCTCAACTTCCGACTTGGTCCCTATGCGTGTAGCAATAGCTCTTACATTGTCTCTCCCCAGTCTTGACAACCCAGTAAAAAACAGATCTTTCTCTTCGGGTGACCATATGGAACAGCCAATTTGACTGCCTTCCAATGGGGTATTATCCTCAAGGATCGACTTCGCTCCTACATCGTAAATCTCATTGTTCAGGAGATTGCGATAATCCTTGCTATAAAATCCTTTGACACGCTTTGCCCTCGCCGGATTTCCGTTCGTTCTTTGCTTtaactttctcttcttggaTGTCGGACGGTAGGCTCCTCTTGCTGGGATAGGAATATCTTCCACTTTTGGAGGTACAAACGTAGCTGCCCATTCAAGAGCATCTGCAATTATCCATTCATCCGTGTATTGgttttttggatttggatttgctAGAGAGGTTGAATAAGAATCGCTCTCTCCTTCTGAATGTACATCGCCTCCATCATTATTTCCATGGTTTTGAGAAGCGCCTGCACGCGCTCTCTCATCATGTGATATTTGCCCAAAATCGCTGTCAGAAGCCTCATACGCTGACCCTGAATCTGGTTCAGGAATATCAAATGGGCCTTCGAAGGGATCAGAATCGTTGAGATCCATGTAGGCGAGCTAACGGTCTTTAAAGCGTATTGATCGATAAATGTGTTGTGCTCTTCTCGTCCACATAGTTTGCGATAAGACGGACGTGATGTGGATCGAACGTAAGCTTTCTAAAGAGCtaaattttgttttcttttacgaaaaaaagcaaaatttGAAGTGAATTATGAGAGAACCTTGAAAAATTAGCACGGGTGTAATGTGGTCCTGTCTAAGCTGAACAAGGGGGGCATGGACCTTAATACTTCCCATTGTATTTTTGAATGCGGTGGACTTGATACAGGGATGCAATGATGCGCGTCTATCGCGCTTAACCGTGATCAATCCTGACGACGATTTGTTGCCacatttttatatcatcATGCCTTCTACTTCAAGAGGGTTGATGGGGCTATTTTCAAGGCCATGGCGACCAGCAAAGGCACAAAGCTTCATCAGAAGTTATGCACGAGCTTCCACGCTCCCTAGAGTGCAACAAGCGCCTGTGGCCAGTCCTCGCCAAACCATTGTTTTGAGGGACTACCAGGAGGAATGTATTCAGGCCGTAATTTCTCATCTGGATCAAGGCCACAAACGAATGGGCGTGTCTTTAGCTACTGGAAGTGGGAAGACTGTAAGTACTTTGTTAGACGAGGATCGCCATTTTCCTATTCTCATCATATTTGGCAGGTAATCTTCACACAGCTGATTGATCGAGTCCAACCGCATACTGAAAGCGCAACCCAAACACTGATCTTAGCTCACCGACAAGAACTGGTTGAGCAAGCAGCTCGTCACTGTGCAAATGCTTACCCAAACAAACGAATTGAAATAGAGATGGGTAAAATGCATGCTAGTGGATATGCAGACATTACTGTGGCAAGTATTCAAAGTATTGGATCTCGTGACCGGATCGAGAAGTTCGATCCGACTCGTTTCAAATTGATACTAGTTGACGAGGCACATCATATTGTTGCACCACAATACTTGAAAGTCTTGGCTCATTTTGGACTCTCCGAAAAGCGAGAAAACTCCCCGGCTCTTGTTGGCGTCTCGGCGACTTTGTCTCGTACTGATGGGTTGAAGCTGGGTGCTGCTCTTGATCAGATAGTCTATCACAAAGATTACGTTGATATGATTGAAGACAAATGGCTATCTGGGGTTATCTTCACCACCGTACAGTCGAAAGCTGATATTTCTTCCGTGAAGAAGGGCCCGAATGGAGACTTTCAGACTGGAGAACTATCGCAGGTTGTCAACACTGACCAAATCAATGAGCTTACCGTGCGTACTTGGTTTGCAAAGGCTAAAGGAAGGAAATCTACAATAGTCTTCTGTGTCGATCTCGCTCATGTGGGAGGACTGACTAACAAATTTCGCGAGTACGGAATTGATTCACAGTTCGTAACTGGGGATACTCCAAAGATCGAGCGTAGTGCCAGACTCGATGCTTTCCGAAATGGAGAATTCCCAGTGCTGATTAATTGCGGAGTCTTCACTGAAGGGACTGATATTCCCAATATTGACTGCGTGTTACTGGCAAGGCCTACCAAATCGCGTAATTTGCTCATTCAAATGATTGGCCGAGGTATGCGATTACATCCCGGAAAGGAGAATTGTCATATCATTGATATGGTTGCCACCCTCTCGACTGGTATCGTAACGACGCCAACTCTTTTCGGTCTCGATCCTTCCGAACTCGTTGACGAAGCGAACCCAGATGATTTAAAATCTCTCAAGGAAcgaaaggaagaggaggaagagaggaagagaaaagccGAGGACATGGAAGCTAAAGCCTCTCCAACGTCCGCCGGTTCCAACATCAGGACCGTGAGCTTCACCGATTATGATTCTGTATATGACCTTATCGAAGACACCTCCGTAGAGAGACATATCAGAGCTATCTCCTCATTTGCATGGGTATGCGTTGGCTCAGACAAATATGTGCTGAGTACTACAAATGGAACTTAcctaaaaattgaaaaagaatccGAGGAGTCGAAAGAGAAATTCACTGTCACCGAGACTATTGCCATGGCTAGTCTAAGGGTCTCCAAATCGAAATCACCATTCGCAAAGCCCCGCCAACTTGTCGCTACAGAAACCTTGTTGGATGCCGTTCACGCAGCTGACACTTTGGCGGCCAAGAAATATCCTCTTCAGGTTATTGCTAAAAAGGCTTACTGGAGAAATGGTCCGGCTACAGAGGGGCAATTGATGTTCCTCAATAAGTTCCGACCACAGGATGATCAATTGACCTCCGCAGATCTTAAAAAGGGCAAGGCGGGAGATATGATAACCAAACTCAAGCATGGTGCGAAAGGAAGATTCTCGAGTTTAGAGGCGGAAAAAAGGCGAGCGGGCAGATCACGGTTAAAATTAGAGCAAGACGCTGTTATAGCAAAGAGGGAAGCAGTCAGTGTTGGACCTCTTCTGGGTTGAGCAGTCAACAGTGGGTTCGTATAATATCCTTGTTGCTCCGTAATTGAGTAATCATATCTGTCAATTACTTGGTAGTTGATAATTATGTCTAGGTATGTTTAGTGGATTTGAGTGCTTGGTCTTTCATCATGttttctcatcatcataccTTCTACTTTTCTGGTTCTGCAGAGCTCTTTCTCTCAATTCAAATATGAAACCTTCGTGTGTCCTTTCCCCAATCCGCAAACCCATTCAGCATTGATGCTCTAATATTGTTCTCCTCTAGGTAAACatatatattgttttgatcTGATGTGTTTATGTTTTATTCACCTCTATACATTCATTTGTACGATCTTATTACTGTTAGTGTCGTTTATATTCCACATATGAGAGCCTATGTGACTAGCACCTACCGACTACAGTATCCTCTTAGCTACAGTATCCTTTTGGACCTCTGCAACTGTAACTTATCATGgtaaagtatataaattattcaaCTCATTTTGACTACTCCTTTCGGAATGATGAACCAACAACTTCTCAGGCAGTTATCCGAACTGTTCTATTTTCCATCATTCTATTTCAGCAACCAACGACTTTTTCAGGAAACATCTACCCAGCTTGCTCATGGTAGATTCCAGAAACGTCTTATTCCTACATTAATCGGGCAACTGCATATCAGCTATCAAGGAGGCTTTATTCTTTGATTGCTGGCTTTTGATTTCCTGATTTATCTTAGACTAAAATTTCAAGGAAGTTTCTTTCCATGGACCAGAATGACAAATTAGCCTTGCACCAAACTTTCCCACAcaccaagaaacaaaatcaacTTACATCTTTTCATCGGGTCTCCCTTTTGTATCAATAATTCTTGACACAATTCCTCCCCAACGGTCACAATAGAGGAGAGGACAACATCTCACTTTGCTTCCAATTTGTATTGTTCCACTTGGTCTTCCTGTAGACCCATCTCAACATGGACGACTCGAGAAATATGTCTCATCGTGGTTCACCTGACCCCAACAAGGAAACCAAACCAACTTCTTTTCTCAAGAACTACAAACGTTCACATAAAGACGCCTCTCTAGATTCCCAAGCCGTAGCCTCCACCAGTCAAAACTCGGGAGGTTTTCAGTACCCAGCCCCGCGACCTCGACATGATTCAAAACatgatttgaatgaaatCGCATCATGCAACCAGCCCGACCCAAAACCTGATGCAGCCGTACCTCTTTCGCATGCGCAGAAAACTGTGCCAGCCGTCATCAAGAATCTTGCGGGTGAAGTGATAGCAAAATATACCTACAATGAGTACAGGCCTACAAATCCGATAGTCGTCACCGGCTTTTCTTGTCAACGTGCACCCGAGAATATCGAACTTCCTCCTTCAAGGCCAAATGAACCAGTAGAGCCGTGGAAAATCTTTCCCCCACCAGCGAATTCTGCTTTTACCGGCATCGAAAAGGTCGATAAGTACGATCCACAACAATATGACACTTTCGATGTGGCTCTTGATGGAGCTGAGCTTGTCATTAAAAATACACCATCTCCTAAAAAGCTTGTACCCGATGTAACTAAGCGTGCTAGAAAACTATCGATTGGTGAAATGGTGGCCACTGGAATAGATTTTACACAAAAGTCTGGGGTACAACATGATCCTTCATGTGTTGGTGAAATCTACCCTGTGTAAGTTTatcaatctcctctcctcttttacCCTTTTGCTTTGACAATTAAATCTCAACTGCCCTGGTGTGTTTCCTATTAAATTTTCACCTCAAGTGCATAGTGGTATATGATTGCTAACATTTGAGTGCTTACAGAGAGGAGCAAAAGGCCGACTTTGTCAGAAATTTAAACGAAGGAGCACCTATCGAATACTGCAAAAAATGTAAGCAGAGTCACATCCCGCCTGGACCTCCAATCACACTCGCAGATCGGGATACATGTGGTGCATACCTACCGGACTGGTTTCCATCGGAGGGAATCCATAGGCCCTGGGCTAATTTCAGGAGcatgatgaatgattggattATCGGGAGAGAAATCGAGCTAGGCTATGATGATCACAAAGAGAGAGACCCCGAGCGTAATCTGTGGAACCTAGAATTTCACTCTGACCACGAATCATGGAAACAAACTGGGCGAACTAAGGGAAAGGGGGGCTGGTGGAAATGTAGGAGTGGACCAAATGCCACCCCGGCTGAAAGATCTTGTCGAGTCTGTACCTCCAGAGAAGCAAAACGTAGAGAACAGGAAGTGAAGAGCTATAGACTCAAGCCTACTGCGACGCAGAGCAGAGCAAATATTGAGAACTGGATTACAGAGAGAATCAAGGCAGTCGGGCTTGAAGATAAGAAAGCTGCTCTTGCCATGTGGCGCGCAAATGGCATTCCAAAACACTATGGGCCAGCAGTTTCGAGAAACGGAATGTATCCCGTTACCGAGGGAGGACGCCCAATTGTCGATGGAACAAGCCCAGTTACAGGTGTATCATCATTGGGACCACGAAAATTTCTCCCTCCTGAGCAAATGTTCTCGGAAAGATTGTTCCGAGGCAGTGGTCTGCAATCCGCAGGTTCTCAGAGCGTCGATGAAAGTCTTGGAGTCGAGGGTTCAACGGGGGATACGAATTCCCCTCTTTCTTCTAATACTTCCCCTTTGCCTGGTCAATCTGGTGTTCCCAAAATTACCGTGTCGGATAGTGGGTTGGGTTCATCTGCTTCTTCGCAAGAGCCTCCTTCTGATGCAGCTTCATCTGCGCTGCCTACTACAGTTAGAGCTAATACAAGTGCTTAAAGTCTAATTTTGGGGGTCTTGGTATAGATTGTTTTGATGGAGCACTTACGGAGTACTTGTGGAGTACATAGCAGATCACGGTTGCGTTTCTTACGGATATCGGAGTCTAGGCGTTCTATCACATATGACGGCAGTGGACGGGCATGCAATTTTCAGCACAAAAGTACAACTTCTGCTCATTAATCTCTTTCTTATAAAAGCATCAGCGATGGGTGATATGGGTGTTAGGAtcaagttttctttttgggcGAACTCATCAACTTGACACATCTATTATATGGGATCCTGAAACTCGGCGAAAATTCATTGGGCTTTGGGTCGGGTATTGCGAGGCTGGGAAAATTATCGAGTTCTCTATTTGGTGTCGGggagtttcttttttcttctcgataTACCCCAGGAAGATTGAATAGTGGTTCATATGGCATTGGTAGTACAGCTGTAGAAACAAGTAGAGGTCTGCATTAGTTTATATGGTCATAGCGATAGCTTCTCGATACAGAAatgtgaatatatataaaattggACTATGAGGGGTTGAATATTTTTTGCAATTTTCGGGGGGAATGGTTTAGTATCGAAGCAAGTCTGGGTTTTGTATGTTTGAAAGAGGCGATTGTGTGGATTTGTTGTCTTTGTATGGTAATGATGGGGTGTTTTGGTGGTGGGTTTCTGGATCGATATTCACATGTATACACATACGTATCACATTGACGATATGATACGTTCGTTTCGTCGCATTGGCTGTTATTGTTCTGTCTCAGAGCGATGGGATAGGAGGAATTAgtctggatggatgggtgggtgttTGGGCTTGCATATATGTGTTTGTGGGTGTTCACTTCCTTTCTCGAGTTTCGAGTTTCTGGATGGGGAGGTATGATGGCTCGCTTAGTGGATGGttaagggggggggggggggggggggttgttgatattgatattgatattgttgatgcTGTTGATGGTAGTGGGtatatgggatgggatggttgATTTATTTAGTTGAAGGTGGAGGTGAAGTATAGAAAGGAGAATGTATACATACCAATTACCTATAGCCTATATATGAGTAATGAGATCTCAAATTTGTGTACTATAAATTGTTATTACTCTTCGAGGTTTATTCGTtactcatcactcatcactcattcTCAATTGGTTGAAAGATGAGTTTTAGGATCGATTCGACTATTACCTATTGTATGAGAAGGTTTGAATGTAATTTGATGGTAGGATTGGAATTTGTGGTTTGGGTTGGAACTGcaaattggaattgaagatttgataCTTGATCCGAgagtgttgtgttgtgttatGTTGGGTTTCTATGTATAAGAATAGTATAAATATACGAGTATGTCGATAGATACatggatatataataatattggaGATACGGATTGAGTATTATCTTACTGAggtatttatctatctatcgattgatttcaattttcaagaatcaagaatcaagatgtGGTATAGTATATGTTGGAttatgatatatgtatgatagAGTATACATGTGTTCTTGCATTTTACATGTGCGTATGTACACATAtctttcatatatatatatccatttcacacagaagagagaaagagaggagaggagaggagaggagattgtACAAGGATATGTGTAAACATGAATGAAACATCTCTCTGATATTGCTATAGACTTTATCGGGGATGTATTTAGGAACTTTGAATGTTGATAGACAGACTCGGTAGTGAGAGGGGTTTGatttatgaatatgaatatagatataaatataaatatttatacatCTGTTTATGTATTTGTTCGTTTATTTACTcacccatctatccatctatttaCTTATCCATCTacttatttatctattcatctatccatctatatACACAATCTCTCTCTAATCAATCCTACAAAATCCCCAAGCAAGAAGATTAATAATACTACATAGACCTTCTTCCACCTTTGAATAGTAATTAGACAGtagaagaatataaagagtTATCTACGAGTATATACGATCAATGAGATCACCTAGAGAATCCGATCTCATATCCATAACCGAGTTATATCATGCTATTCCTCGGTATATAATCACCAACCCATCGAAATATGAATTTGACAGTCTCCTTACGATTTGAAGGTTGGGGATATTACGCTATGTGTTTGTAGAACCCGgatattaattagaaaagtACTCTGgataatcaaatatttatatgtataaGCGGGAAACACGCCTCGCCTATCTAGTTTCGTGTTCTTCTACTTTGTAATTCGAGGGTTGGGATGATGCATACTAGATACACATGCATATAAAGCATGCTAATACTATTACTATTTTGTGTATATGATAGCTTTATTGCTATTTGAAACCCCAAGAATTCAGTATCGACAGAATTCTTCTCAGTTTTCTCATGATCCAATGTTACTACTCGAATCatgaatatatattcctTATCCTGATTTTTtaacatatcatatatattcCCTAGATATAGAACGCACACACAGGAAAAGATATTCACTTGAAATCCTTTTGGTTCCTATTTCGCGCTCTCGCCATCCATCCTGACTTTATCTCCCAAAAGAATTGGGTAGTGCTCAGCGTAACATGGAACATAAGGAAATCAACCGAGAGCTCTCCGATCAGCTAGAGCTCCAGTAAAATCACATGATGAACGATATAATCATATAAAGCAGCTAGAATAGAAGCTGAGCTCGCATCCATAGAAGCTTGTGATTGACTGAGTACGGGCCTCATCAAACCATGCATTGGAGTAATACTAGCCGAAAGTATCTGATGAGGTTATGGCGGGAATTGTGGTAGACAACCTTGGAGTAGATAGATTCGGTTTGCGCAGTTTTGTGATTACGACTTGGAAATGGGA from Botrytis cinerea B05.10 chromosome 15, complete sequence includes these protein-coding regions:
- the Bcirc3 gene encoding Bcirc3, with the protein product MPSTSRGLMGLFSRPWRPAKAQSFIRSYARASTLPRVQQAPVASPRQTIVLRDYQEECIQAVISHLDQGHKRMGVSLATGSGKTVIFTQLIDRVQPHTESATQTLILAHRQELVEQAARHCANAYPNKRIEIEMGKMHASGYADITVASIQSIGSRDRIEKFDPTRFKLILVDEAHHIVAPQYLKVLAHFGLSEKRENSPALVGVSATLSRTDGLKLGAALDQIVYHKDYVDMIEDKWLSGVIFTTVQSKADISSVKKGPNGDFQTGELSQVVNTDQINELTVRTWFAKAKGRKSTIVFCVDLAHVGGLTNKFREYGIDSQFVTGDTPKIERSARLDAFRNGEFPVLINCGVFTEGTDIPNIDCVLLARPTKSRNLLIQMIGRGMRLHPGKENCHIIDMVATLSTGIVTTPTLFGLDPSELVDEANPDDLKSLKERKEEEEERKRKAEDMEAKASPTSAGSNIRTVSFTDYDSVYDLIEDTSVERHIRAISSFAWVCVGSDKYVLSTTNGTYLKIEKESEESKEKFTVTETIAMASLRVSKSKSPFAKPRQLVATETLLDAVHAADTLAAKKYPLQVIAKKAYWRNGPATEGQLMFLNKFRPQDDQLTSADLKKGKAGDMITKLKHGAKGRFSSLEAEKRRAGRSRLKLEQDAVIAKREAVSVGPLLG